The proteins below come from a single Deinococcus multiflagellatus genomic window:
- a CDS encoding single-stranded DNA-binding protein yields the protein MRKFATIIGTLAAAAKLEAVGNTSVARYTIAGTLTELNAAGEEVAVPFFQECETWGADALFVADLEPGTWLTAVGKPEMNVWHDRANAAAPVAAPRPGAAPTRAAPTHTQQRRAMRLRTETVDRAFIDAETVAETNGAIRGLYGVNQVAMSGRLTDDIKVKDTNGGAFAYGRIAVDDRVFKGGQWTTQTDFIDVKLWRDAVAMVMDGKKGQPFTIVTGKMLVNRDRDAEGNVTRFPYVEASLAFLGVRRERRSEKSNVDANRLDQGGAEGAQIPAQATGVGTEAPSPF from the coding sequence ATGCGTAAATTTGCCACGATCATCGGAACCCTCGCCGCCGCCGCCAAACTGGAGGCCGTGGGCAACACGTCCGTGGCCCGCTACACCATCGCGGGCACCCTGACTGAACTGAACGCGGCGGGTGAAGAAGTGGCCGTGCCGTTCTTTCAGGAGTGCGAAACCTGGGGGGCAGACGCGCTGTTCGTCGCGGACCTGGAGCCCGGGACCTGGCTCACGGCTGTCGGCAAACCCGAGATGAATGTCTGGCATGACCGCGCCAATGCGGCGGCCCCTGTGGCCGCGCCGCGCCCTGGCGCCGCCCCCACGCGCGCGGCGCCCACCCACACCCAGCAGCGCCGCGCCATGCGCCTGCGCACCGAAACGGTAGACCGGGCGTTCATCGATGCGGAGACCGTCGCCGAAACCAATGGCGCCATCCGGGGCCTGTACGGCGTCAACCAGGTGGCGATGAGCGGGCGCCTGACGGACGACATCAAGGTCAAGGACACGAACGGCGGCGCCTTCGCGTATGGCCGCATCGCGGTGGACGACCGGGTCTTCAAGGGTGGTCAATGGACCACGCAGACTGATTTCATTGACGTGAAACTCTGGCGTGACGCCGTGGCGATGGTGATGGACGGGAAGAAGGGTCAGCCGTTCACCATCGTGACGGGCAAGATGTTGGTCAACCGGGACCGTGACGCTGAAGGCAATGTCACCCGCTTTCCCTATGTGGAAGCGAGCCTGGCCTTCCTGGGTGTGCGCCGTGAGCGCCGCAGCGAGAAGAGCAACGTTGACGCCAACCGTCTGGACCAGGGCGGCGCGGAGGGGGCACAGATTCCGGCACAGGCCACGGGCGTGGGCACCGAGGCCCCATCACCTTTCTAA
- a CDS encoding ParB/RepB/Spo0J family partition protein: MSTPLPAEGASPLLPLLPLPAPTRIAVPLMDIEEADTSGAVNLTRSSIQHIGMTQAVTLEVNPGQPHVVLDGKRRVQNARLLGMETVAADLYPPLTAEQRAHLKISLHLRGPNRADEARTLLDLARAHALPLDHPDTADQLKVLSGLSKGHIRRVLKLANLPADVLALIGTSVSEGVASGVANLQGDHRDQAVQAIRAKAAQDEQFTGQDLKEVQQARSTLMGQHLGAVTLPSLLTLTPLQALASDVRILASERNISLADLIRELQQGDQVPAPDPFGALFGHAPTPSAPGPEAAAITPPSWLTDGAAPWDLPVPAPAPITEEPAPPQPAFDTAVQPWAVPEAPLPPAAEPAPTPASPVVLSSGLDLDTLFAAPALNTPVEAQAPVAPFIPGAAGGSSGRTRPGRR, from the coding sequence ATGTCCACGCCACTGCCCGCCGAGGGCGCCAGCCCCCTCCTGCCCCTCCTGCCCTTGCCCGCGCCGACCCGCATTGCCGTCCCTCTTATGGATATTGAAGAGGCCGACACCAGCGGCGCCGTGAACCTGACGCGCAGCTCCATCCAGCACATCGGGATGACGCAGGCGGTGACACTCGAAGTCAATCCGGGGCAGCCGCATGTGGTGCTGGACGGCAAGCGCCGCGTTCAGAACGCCCGGCTGCTGGGCATGGAGACAGTGGCGGCCGACCTCTATCCGCCCCTGACCGCTGAGCAGCGTGCGCATCTCAAAATCAGCCTGCACCTCCGGGGCCCCAACCGGGCCGACGAGGCGCGCACCCTGCTGGACCTGGCGCGTGCCCACGCCCTGCCCCTGGACCACCCGGACACGGCAGATCAGCTCAAGGTGCTGTCGGGTCTCTCGAAGGGCCACATTCGGCGTGTCCTGAAACTGGCCAACCTGCCGGCCGACGTGCTGGCCCTGATCGGCACGTCTGTGTCCGAAGGGGTGGCGAGCGGGGTGGCGAACCTGCAAGGGGACCACCGCGATCAGGCGGTGCAGGCCATCCGGGCCAAGGCCGCGCAGGATGAACAATTCACCGGCCAGGATCTGAAGGAGGTGCAGCAGGCCCGCAGCACCTTGATGGGCCAACATCTCGGCGCCGTGACCCTGCCCAGTCTGCTGACCTTGACCCCCTTGCAGGCCCTGGCCAGTGACGTGCGGATCTTGGCCAGTGAGCGCAACATTTCCCTGGCCGACCTCATCCGTGAGTTGCAGCAGGGCGATCAGGTGCCCGCGCCCGACCCGTTTGGCGCGCTCTTCGGGCACGCTCCCACGCCCTCTGCCCCGGGGCCTGAGGCCGCTGCCATCACCCCGCCCAGCTGGCTCACCGACGGGGCGGCACCCTGGGATCTCCCTGTGCCCGCGCCGGCCCCGATCACCGAAGAGCCGGCACCTCCTCAACCAGCGTTTGACACAGCCGTGCAGCCCTGGGCCGTGCCCGAGGCCCCCTTGCCCCCAGCGGCCGAGCCGGCACCCACGCCGGCCAGTCCAGTCGTGCTCAGCTCGGGTCTCGATCTGGACACGCTGTTCGCTGCCCCCGCACTGAACACACCCGTCGAGGCCCAGGCGCCGGTCGCCCCCTTCATTCCGGGTGCGGCGGGTGGGTCTTCTGGCCGCACCCGGCCAGGTCGGCGCTGA
- a CDS encoding S1 family peptidase gives MVKWHASALLLTTALLSCGRTAENTPVQSEATVVQTPTGENHELTSLSFSKGQDWLGGLSKIAATYPVFGGYEMNRQEQAIILYTANSYRGQALNDGEAERGRKIGLMRKAFVDLMEASELPLITENGIEATPKKWKIKFKQTDASLDDLLYWKASLFIDANNHEANLLAFDMTSNSVIVQAKNEALKGHLRERLKSLGIPEAKVTFRTGNIQGTKRNDVDQYRPVVGGVKVEMANGGLCTLGLPVLLDGTVEGYLTAGHCVQNATVNNGESLRQDSYTVGTKFLDPAFQACTVPECGTTSRMRQADAAFFRSSIGYTRARIIRTPLTPGTHTTLQNADGSDQYWDVTSTPGLPGLSEAVQNIGMTSGYRSAAVTNQFADIRIDFTFNGQTVRSWVLRTVEVYNDGPANASCRGDSGSPWFQQIPGTTNQVRFFGIQSAAQISPTESCGQYAYFSPVTMLENHFGAGRINYKR, from the coding sequence ATGGTAAAATGGCATGCATCAGCACTTCTCCTGACAACCGCTCTTCTCAGCTGTGGCAGAACCGCAGAAAATACGCCTGTTCAAAGTGAAGCCACAGTGGTACAAACGCCCACAGGGGAAAACCATGAACTGACGTCCCTCTCTTTCTCAAAAGGCCAAGATTGGCTGGGGGGGCTCAGTAAGATCGCCGCAACGTACCCGGTGTTCGGCGGCTATGAAATGAATCGTCAGGAACAGGCAATTATCCTTTATACAGCAAACTCTTACCGGGGGCAGGCTCTTAATGATGGCGAGGCAGAACGAGGACGGAAAATCGGTCTGATGAGGAAGGCTTTCGTCGATCTGATGGAAGCCAGCGAACTTCCCCTCATTACTGAGAACGGGATTGAAGCCACTCCGAAGAAGTGGAAGATCAAATTTAAGCAGACCGACGCTTCGTTGGACGATCTCCTATATTGGAAGGCGTCTTTGTTCATCGATGCCAATAATCATGAGGCCAACTTGCTCGCTTTCGATATGACCTCAAATTCGGTCATCGTTCAGGCGAAGAATGAGGCGTTGAAAGGTCATCTCCGCGAGCGGTTAAAGAGCCTGGGCATTCCCGAGGCAAAGGTGACCTTCCGCACGGGCAATATTCAGGGCACCAAACGCAATGATGTGGACCAGTATCGTCCCGTGGTCGGCGGCGTCAAAGTGGAGATGGCGAATGGCGGCCTCTGCACGCTGGGTCTACCGGTGTTACTGGACGGAACAGTAGAGGGGTATCTCACCGCTGGCCACTGCGTGCAGAACGCCACGGTGAACAATGGCGAAAGCCTCCGCCAGGACAGCTACACCGTTGGGACGAAGTTTCTCGATCCTGCCTTTCAGGCCTGTACGGTTCCCGAATGTGGAACGACCAGCCGGATGCGTCAAGCAGACGCCGCTTTCTTCAGATCAAGCATCGGTTATACCCGGGCGCGGATCATTCGTACCCCTTTGACCCCGGGCACCCACACCACCCTTCAGAATGCAGACGGTTCAGATCAGTATTGGGATGTCACCAGTACGCCGGGCCTCCCAGGACTCAGTGAGGCGGTGCAGAACATTGGCATGACCAGCGGCTACCGCTCCGCTGCGGTGACCAACCAATTCGCGGACATCCGAATTGATTTCACCTTCAACGGCCAGACGGTGAGGTCGTGGGTGCTGCGAACCGTGGAGGTCTACAATGACGGCCCTGCAAACGCCTCTTGCCGCGGCGACAGCGGCTCGCCCTGGTTTCAGCAGATTCCGGGAACGACCAATCAGGTGCGCTTCTTCGGCATTCAATCTGCTGCCCAAATCAGTCCTACAGAATCATGTGGACAGTATGCGTATTTCTCTCCGGTCACCATGCTTGAAAACCACTTCGGCGCTGGTAGGATCAACTACAAGCGATGA
- a CDS encoding DUF7007 domain-containing protein, with product MSQRFEVPEGVVINLHVTAPQALGGQILAQSVDSAALAQRCDQINALAASQGQPAQAWLEVDDCIVYPPAACAPPAPTVGSVSPWGEVLRAQAVQPGVTYVQTARHGGYHLMPLVNQRMPPPVRRGSGWYEADIEGAVCAHAVPLPGADPLHVQAVLLRYYPELLTQPVDDGQTVAPPTLAELARTLPAQHRLVAVPGTGGGVQWLSVAPGTALPEHAWVCPSTAVRTLAGPDLPLATRQRFEGQLTRRAQLALSATAPRFPRALRLLLAASVLPLCLVTPPLVSALLAVVTAGLLASFWWPQPRVEVTEDVDVLNRRVTLELLSDALVPFHLVVVPASDDQTATILSRSGQVRARVRADVDESVSVLTSGGPVLLMGWAQPAPGLDHEMTLQGAVATRLMLGEVLQAG from the coding sequence ATGTCTCAACGGTTCGAAGTCCCTGAGGGGGTCGTCATCAACCTTCACGTCACGGCGCCCCAGGCGCTGGGCGGCCAGATCCTGGCCCAGTCGGTGGACAGCGCAGCACTGGCGCAGCGGTGCGACCAGATCAATGCGCTGGCGGCGAGCCAGGGCCAGCCGGCGCAGGCCTGGCTTGAGGTGGACGACTGCATCGTCTATCCGCCGGCCGCCTGCGCGCCGCCGGCCCCCACGGTGGGCAGCGTGAGTCCCTGGGGTGAGGTGCTCCGGGCGCAGGCCGTGCAGCCGGGCGTGACCTACGTGCAGACCGCCCGGCACGGGGGCTATCACCTCATGCCGCTGGTGAATCAGCGCATGCCGCCCCCCGTTCGCCGGGGCAGCGGGTGGTATGAGGCCGACATTGAGGGTGCGGTGTGCGCCCACGCGGTGCCGCTCCCGGGCGCCGACCCGCTGCATGTTCAGGCGGTCCTGCTGCGGTATTACCCGGAGCTGCTTACCCAGCCCGTGGATGACGGGCAAACGGTCGCCCCGCCCACCCTGGCCGAACTGGCGCGGACCCTGCCCGCACAGCACCGTCTGGTGGCGGTGCCTGGGACAGGCGGCGGCGTCCAGTGGCTGAGTGTGGCCCCGGGAACGGCCTTGCCGGAGCACGCCTGGGTGTGTCCCTCCACCGCCGTCCGGACCCTGGCCGGGCCAGATCTCCCACTGGCCACCCGCCAGCGCTTCGAGGGCCAACTAACGCGGCGCGCGCAGCTGGCGCTGTCCGCCACGGCACCCCGCTTTCCACGGGCCCTGCGCCTGCTGCTGGCTGCCAGTGTGCTGCCGCTGTGTCTCGTGACGCCGCCCCTGGTCAGTGCCCTGCTGGCGGTGGTGACGGCCGGACTGCTGGCGTCGTTCTGGTGGCCTCAGCCCAGGGTGGAGGTCACTGAGGATGTGGATGTGCTCAACCGCCGGGTGACACTGGAGCTGCTGTCAGACGCATTGGTCCCGTTTCACCTCGTGGTGGTGCCCGCGTCCGACGACCAGACCGCGACCATTCTGAGCCGGTCAGGTCAGGTGCGGGCGCGGGTCAGGGCGGACGTGGACGAATCGGTCAGTGTGCTGACCTCAGGCGGCCCTGTCCTCCTGATGGGCTGGGCGCAGCCGGCCCCTGGTCTGGACCATGAAATGACGCTTCAGGGCGCGGTGGCCACCCGACTGATGCTGGGTGAGGTGCTCCAAGCAGGTTGA
- a CDS encoding AAA family ATPase codes for MDTLSALHTRTLNTALIQHPKLKPLQPHAAAVVQETGLTHIHGALLGAAAMLLTGRIEAVGSPSGDHLCAVVSGRLLHLQQDAAMNRVFTAEPGMPQVDQLIGAAATLLLADLTTPGDHPLRAVLAGAFQPAGTPADLPPAPLERLSAHLAQLVRQAEQDPQVSTRSGALSAPRQKLTSVFAGATVDLSPGVAAAAQPALEGRLTRWIEQGLNVLLVGPTATFKTTTATRAAAATGAYIVMVGGRPGLEDRDLFGGIYPSKEGPVWVDGPVTEAFAKAAGGVRTVLILNELTRFEPMYLGAMIGALDDVDEATLRQMGAAPTRAAPARYYALRLPNGELISAPVDTLSVIGTTNIGQDYQAAQELDAALLRRFDRHVDVPYADELRTAAVISSKCSHPGLATAAAHLELRSRMEVQGAGPGHEGLLARELNPAVSAALAMEALDLHMRQGLSLPDAFVEAAEVTAVPFCVPRTLSGAQDGSALARFQDLVREVAEGLAVLPTALPAQPRRGAGPAFAPLPMAGA; via the coding sequence ATGGACACGCTCTCGGCACTGCACACCCGGACCCTGAACACCGCCCTGATTCAGCACCCGAAGCTCAAACCCCTTCAGCCGCACGCCGCCGCCGTGGTCCAGGAGACCGGGCTCACCCATATTCACGGGGCCCTGCTGGGCGCCGCCGCCATGCTGTTGACGGGCCGGATTGAGGCGGTGGGCTCACCCAGTGGCGATCATCTGTGCGCCGTCGTCAGTGGGCGACTGCTGCACCTTCAGCAGGACGCCGCGATGAACCGCGTGTTCACGGCGGAACCGGGCATGCCGCAGGTTGACCAGCTGATCGGCGCGGCCGCCACCTTGCTGCTGGCCGACCTGACCACTCCTGGGGATCACCCGCTGCGCGCCGTGCTGGCAGGCGCATTTCAGCCTGCTGGCACCCCAGCGGACCTTCCCCCCGCGCCGCTTGAGCGCCTGTCGGCCCATCTGGCGCAGCTGGTCCGTCAGGCCGAACAGGACCCTCAGGTGTCCACACGGTCCGGCGCCCTGAGCGCGCCGCGCCAGAAGCTGACCTCGGTCTTCGCCGGGGCCACGGTGGACCTGAGCCCCGGTGTGGCAGCGGCGGCGCAGCCGGCGCTGGAGGGCCGCCTCACCCGCTGGATTGAGCAGGGCCTGAACGTGCTGCTGGTGGGGCCCACCGCCACGTTCAAAACCACCACGGCGACACGGGCGGCGGCGGCAACCGGGGCCTACATCGTGATGGTGGGGGGCCGCCCGGGGCTGGAGGACCGCGACCTGTTCGGGGGCATCTATCCCTCAAAGGAGGGGCCGGTGTGGGTGGACGGCCCCGTGACCGAAGCCTTCGCCAAAGCGGCCGGGGGGGTGCGCACCGTGCTGATTCTGAACGAGCTGACCCGCTTCGAGCCCATGTACCTGGGCGCCATGATCGGCGCGCTCGACGACGTCGATGAAGCGACGCTGCGGCAGATGGGCGCCGCGCCGACCAGGGCGGCGCCGGCGCGGTACTACGCCCTGCGGCTGCCCAACGGCGAACTGATTTCGGCGCCGGTGGACACCCTCAGTGTGATTGGCACCACGAACATCGGTCAGGACTACCAGGCGGCCCAGGAACTCGACGCCGCGTTGCTGCGCCGCTTCGACCGCCACGTGGACGTGCCGTACGCCGACGAACTTCGCACCGCCGCCGTGATCAGCTCGAAATGCTCGCATCCCGGGCTGGCCACGGCGGCGGCCCATCTGGAGCTGCGCTCGCGGATGGAGGTGCAGGGCGCCGGGCCGGGCCATGAAGGGCTGCTCGCCCGCGAGCTCAATCCGGCCGTCAGCGCGGCCCTGGCCATGGAAGCCCTGGACCTGCACATGCGGCAGGGCCTGAGCCTGCCAGACGCGTTTGTCGAGGCGGCCGAGGTCACGGCGGTGCCGTTCTGCGTGCCGCGCACCTTGAGCGGCGCCCAGGATGGCAGTGCGCTGGCCCGCTTTCAGGACTTGGTCCGGGAAGTCGCCGAAGGCCTGGCAGTGCTGCCGACCGCGCTCCCGGCCCAGCCGCGTCGCGGCGCCGGCCCGGCCTTCGCGCCCCTGCCGATGGCGGGCGCGTGA